From Buchnera aphidicola (Periphyllus lyropictus), a single genomic window includes:
- the aroQ gene encoding type II 3-dehydroquinate dehydratase, with protein sequence MKKKFNILILNGPNLNLLGKREKKIYGNISLSILVNDLIKYSKKLNINLSHFQTNAEHILIEKIHKAKKKIHYIIINPAAFTHTSIALRDSLLAVNIPFIEVHISNIYSRENFRSHSWFSDISNGIICGLGVESYKWALKIAAQRLLKKNN encoded by the coding sequence ATGAAAAAAAAATTTAATATATTAATTCTTAATGGCCCTAATTTAAATCTTTTAGGAAAAAGAGAAAAAAAAATATATGGAAATATTTCATTATCTATTTTAGTTAATGATCTAATAAAATATTCTAAAAAATTAAATATAAATCTTTCTCATTTTCAAACTAATGCAGAACATATTTTAATTGAAAAAATACATAAAGCAAAAAAAAAAATTCATTATATAATTATTAATCCAGCAGCTTTTACACATACTAGTATTGCTTTAAGAGATTCTTTATTAGCTGTAAATATTCCATTTATAGAAGTTCATATATCTAATATTTATTCTAGAGAAAATTTTAGATCACATTCTTGGTTTTCTGATATTTCAAATGGAATAATATGTGGATTAGGAGTTGAAAGTTATAAATGGGCATTAAAAATAGCTGCACAGCGATTATTAAAAAAAAATAATTAA
- the tldD gene encoding metalloprotease TldD, whose translation MSFDFVKNKILINNNISIEEIFSVLSDISKRNINYSDIYFQSKFNECWILEDKIIKNGTYNINKGIGLRAISNEMTSFAYVDQITSIGLHKIARSVKNVLDKGFIFKNKNFISKKHDYFYDFSNPLNSLSNKEKIDILYQVDKFSRQYDSRIYQVSACLNGTYEYVLIASTDGVLETDIRPLVSLSIKVLSEDRGKREVGTYGGGIRGTYKYFLKKNKDGVSNIKKFSEEAARISILNLFSKEAPSGFFPVVLGSGLPGVLIHEAVGHGLEGDFNRKKLSVYSDKLEKKIASNLCTIIDDGTKKNFRGSISIDDEGTPGQYNVLIKNGVLKKYLQDKFNSYLTNTNSTGNGRRESYSSLPIPRMTNTYMLPGKSTKKEIIESVDYGIYAVSFIGGQVDITSGEFVFSASEAYLINKGKIIHPIKGVTLIGSGIEIMNKISMVGNDLFIENGTGICVKEGQEIPVCVGQPTIKIDNLTIGGTK comes from the coding sequence ATGAGTTTTGATTTTGTAAAAAATAAGATTTTAATTAATAATAATATCAGTATAGAAGAAATTTTTTCTGTATTATCAGATATTTCAAAAAGAAATATTAATTATTCTGATATTTATTTTCAATCTAAATTTAATGAATGTTGGATTTTAGAAGATAAAATTATTAAAAATGGAACTTATAATATTAATAAAGGTATAGGATTAAGAGCAATTTCTAATGAAATGACTAGTTTTGCTTATGTAGATCAAATTACTTCTATTGGATTACATAAAATTGCTCGTTCTGTAAAAAATGTTTTAGATAAAGGATTTATTTTTAAAAATAAAAATTTTATTTCTAAAAAACATGATTATTTTTATGATTTTAGTAATCCTTTAAATTCTTTATCTAATAAAGAAAAAATAGATATATTATATCAAGTAGATAAATTTTCTAGACAATATGATTCTAGGATATACCAAGTAAGTGCTTGCTTAAATGGAACATATGAATATGTTTTAATAGCTTCTACAGATGGTGTTTTAGAAACTGATATTCGACCTTTAGTTTCTCTTTCTATTAAAGTTTTATCAGAAGATAGAGGAAAAAGAGAAGTAGGTACATATGGAGGAGGAATTCGAGGAACATATAAATATTTTTTAAAAAAAAATAAAGATGGAGTATCAAATATAAAAAAATTTTCAGAAGAAGCTGCAAGAATTTCTATTTTAAATCTTTTTTCTAAGGAAGCCCCTTCGGGTTTTTTTCCTGTTGTATTGGGTTCTGGATTACCTGGAGTATTAATTCATGAAGCTGTAGGTCATGGATTAGAAGGAGATTTTAATCGTAAAAAATTATCTGTATATAGTGATAAATTAGAAAAAAAAATTGCTTCTAATTTATGTACAATAATAGATGATGGAACAAAAAAAAATTTTAGAGGATCTATTTCTATCGATGATGAAGGAACTCCTGGACAATATAATGTTTTAATAAAAAATGGAGTGTTAAAAAAATATCTTCAAGACAAATTTAATTCTTATTTAACAAATACTAATTCTACAGGAAATGGTAGAAGAGAATCTTATTCTAGTCTTCCTATTCCACGTATGACTAATACTTATATGTTGCCTGGAAAGTCTACTAAAAAAGAAATTATAGAAAGTGTTGATTATGGGATTTATGCAGTAAGTTTTATTGGAGGTCAAGTAGATATTACTTCTGGAGAATTTGTTTTTTCTGCTTCAGAAGCATATTTAATTAATAAGGGAAAAATTATACATCCAATTAAAGGAGTAACTTTAATTGGTTCAGGAATAGAAATTATGAATAAAATATCTATGGTAGGAAATGATTTATTTATAGAAAATGGAACAGGTATTTGTGTTAAAGAAGGTCAAGAAATTCCTGTTTGTGTGGGTCAACCAACTATTAAGATAGATAATTTAACTATAGGAGGAACAAAATAA
- a CDS encoding RluA family pseudouridine synthase has protein sequence MKRLVLLTKIVSKKIFNKNRIDKFLAQCFKKYSRNHFKKCIIKKYVTVNDKIITSPDFKIKKGDIIHVKYYYKVVNYFTPEKIFLNIIYEDKYCLVINKPHSLVVHPGHGNYSGTLLNGLIYYYKDILNIPRAGIIHRLDKDTTGLIIIAKTISMYFLLKKMMKLRKIHREYKALVFGKIKNEGLINAPIGRNKFKRTCMAVTLDGKESLTYYTVKKKYKFFTLLKLKLLTGRTHQIRVHMLHIKHPILGDQKYKCNLNFFKGFNNSILFNKVKNFHRQVLHAYKIKFIHPFKNKIIKLKIKFPQDIKKLLSILKKYK, from the coding sequence ATGAAGAGATTAGTTTTATTAACTAAAATAGTTTCTAAAAAAATTTTTAATAAAAATAGAATTGATAAATTTTTAGCTCAATGTTTTAAAAAATATTCTAGAAATCATTTTAAAAAATGTATTATAAAAAAATATGTTACGGTTAATGATAAAATAATTACTTCTCCAGATTTTAAAATAAAAAAAGGAGACATTATTCATGTTAAATATTACTATAAAGTAGTAAATTATTTTACTCCAGAAAAAATTTTTTTAAATATTATTTATGAAGATAAATATTGTTTAGTTATTAATAAACCTCATTCTTTAGTTGTTCATCCTGGTCATGGTAATTATAGTGGAACTTTGCTTAATGGATTAATTTATTATTATAAAGATATTTTAAATATTCCCAGAGCTGGTATTATTCATCGTTTAGATAAAGATACTACAGGATTAATAATAATTGCTAAAACTATTTCTATGTATTTTTTGTTAAAAAAAATGATGAAATTAAGAAAAATTCATAGAGAATATAAAGCTTTAGTATTTGGAAAAATAAAAAATGAAGGATTAATAAATGCTCCTATTGGTCGTAATAAATTTAAACGTACATGTATGGCAGTAACTTTAGATGGAAAAGAATCATTAACTTATTATACTGTTAAAAAAAAATATAAATTTTTTACATTATTAAAATTAAAGTTATTAACTGGAAGAACTCATCAAATTAGAGTACATATGTTACATATTAAACATCCTATTTTAGGAGATCAAAAATATAAATGTAATTTAAATTTTTTTAAAGGTTTTAATAATAGTATTTTATTTAATAAAGTAAAAAATTTTCATAGACAAGTTTTACATGCATATAAAATAAAATTTATACATCCATTTAAGAATAAAATTATTAAATTAAAAATAAAATTTCCTCAAGATATTAAAAAATTATTATCTATTTTAAAAAAATATAAATAA